From Sporosarcina sp. Te-1, the proteins below share one genomic window:
- the pyrE gene encoding orotate phosphoribosyltransferase, producing the protein MSQKDIAKILLNVGAVELSPNDPFTWASGIQSPIYCDNRLTMSDPAGRKQIAEGLAQLIRSHFPETTLVAGTATAGIPHAAWVADILGLPMVYIRSKAKGHGRSKQIEGKASASDKAVIIEDLISTGGSSLNAVEALRSEGVEVTGVVSIFTYELASADTAFSEAGLIYKSLTNFGSLAEAAVESGAISNESMDGLLKWHGKLKEGLL; encoded by the coding sequence CGAAAATTTTGTTGAATGTTGGTGCAGTTGAACTAAGCCCGAACGATCCCTTTACGTGGGCATCAGGCATTCAATCCCCTATTTACTGCGACAATCGGTTGACGATGTCGGATCCAGCAGGTCGAAAACAAATCGCGGAAGGGCTCGCTCAATTAATCCGCAGCCATTTCCCAGAAACGACATTGGTAGCCGGGACAGCAACAGCTGGCATACCACATGCTGCATGGGTTGCAGACATCCTTGGACTTCCAATGGTATACATCCGTTCAAAAGCGAAAGGACATGGAAGAAGCAAGCAGATCGAAGGGAAAGCGAGTGCATCCGATAAGGCTGTCATTATCGAAGATTTGATCTCCACAGGGGGAAGCAGCCTGAACGCGGTGGAGGCTCTCCGGTCGGAAGGAGTCGAAGTGACTGGCGTCGTTTCCATCTTTACATATGAATTGGCGAGTGCGGATACTGCATTTTCAGAAGCGGGACTTATATACAAAAGCTTGACCAATTTTGGTTCCCTTGCGGAAGCTGCAGTTGAAAGCGGCGCGATCAGCAATGAATCAATGGATGGATTGCTTAAGTGGCATGGAAAACTGAAAGAAGGATTGTTGTAA